One Carassius auratus strain Wakin chromosome 44, ASM336829v1, whole genome shotgun sequence genomic window carries:
- the LOC113062256 gene encoding oxidoreductase NAD-binding domain-containing protein 1-like isoform X1 → MSGPCFVRTAARSFAGGSGLFRQTVCCSSKETVTRKMSSRRQTDHLERTASVHREMELFSARVCDIMNESDSVKRLRLEVSHPDFSFRAGQWVDFFIPGVDTVGGFSICSSPGLLRREGVIELAVKNTRHPPAHWIHTKRPDKFSCDFHVTQQSSDTEQELQPYTINGRISEEELKRHVDPEHTLCYLCGPPPMIEKVNSDLQKVGLSEDRILLRNGGSTTTQIFTVMDASASS, encoded by the exons ATGAGTGGCCCGTGTTTTGTGAGAACGGCAGCCAGAAGTTTCGCCGGTGGATCAGGACTCTTCAGACAGACTGTTTGCTGTTCAAGTAAAGAGACGGTCACACG AAAAATGTCATCCAGGAGACAAACTGACCATCTAGAAAGAACTGCTAGCGTTCATAGAGAAATG GAACTTTTCTCTGCACGTGTTTGTGACATTATGAATGAATCTGATTCAGTGAAGAGACTGAGACTGGAGGTGTCACATCCTGACTTCAGCTTTCGTGCTGGACAGTG GGTGGATTTCTTCATCCCAGGTGTGGATACAGTGGGTGGCTTCTCCATTTGCTCGAGTCCTGGCCTGCTGCGGAGAGAGGGAGTGATTGAATTGGCTGTTAAAAACACACGCCATCCTCCAGCTCACTGGATTCACActaaa CGACCAGATAAATTCTCCTGCGATTTCCATGTTACCCAACAGAGCTCTGACACAGAGCAGGAACTTCAGCCTTACACCATAA ATGGAAGGATATCAGAAGAGGAACTTAAGCGCCATGTAGATCCAGAGCACACATTGTGTTATCTTTGTGGCCCTCCTCCTATGATAGAGAAAGTTAATTCAGACCTGCAGAAAGTCGGCCTATCCGAGGACAGAATCCTTTTGAGAAATGGTGGTAGCACTACAACTCAGATCTTCACAGTGATGGATGCATCTGCGTCATCATAG
- the LOC113062256 gene encoding oxidoreductase NAD-binding domain-containing protein 1-like isoform X2, whose translation MSGPCFVRTAARSFAGGSGLFRQTVCCSSKETVTRKMSSRRQTDHLERTASVHREMELFSARVCDIMNESDSVKRLRLEVSHPDFSFRAGQWVDFFIPGVDTVGGFSICSSPGLLRREGVIELAVKNTRHPPAHWIHTKSSDTEQELQPYTINGRISEEELKRHVDPEHTLCYLCGPPPMIEKVNSDLQKVGLSEDRILLRNGGSTTTQIFTVMDASASS comes from the exons ATGAGTGGCCCGTGTTTTGTGAGAACGGCAGCCAGAAGTTTCGCCGGTGGATCAGGACTCTTCAGACAGACTGTTTGCTGTTCAAGTAAAGAGACGGTCACACG AAAAATGTCATCCAGGAGACAAACTGACCATCTAGAAAGAACTGCTAGCGTTCATAGAGAAATG GAACTTTTCTCTGCACGTGTTTGTGACATTATGAATGAATCTGATTCAGTGAAGAGACTGAGACTGGAGGTGTCACATCCTGACTTCAGCTTTCGTGCTGGACAGTG GGTGGATTTCTTCATCCCAGGTGTGGATACAGTGGGTGGCTTCTCCATTTGCTCGAGTCCTGGCCTGCTGCGGAGAGAGGGAGTGATTGAATTGGCTGTTAAAAACACACGCCATCCTCCAGCTCACTGGATTCACActaaa AGCTCTGACACAGAGCAGGAACTTCAGCCTTACACCATAA ATGGAAGGATATCAGAAGAGGAACTTAAGCGCCATGTAGATCCAGAGCACACATTGTGTTATCTTTGTGGCCCTCCTCCTATGATAGAGAAAGTTAATTCAGACCTGCAGAAAGTCGGCCTATCCGAGGACAGAATCCTTTTGAGAAATGGTGGTAGCACTACAACTCAGATCTTCACAGTGATGGATGCATCTGCGTCATCATAG
- the LOC113062253 gene encoding protein QNR-71-like isoform X3, translating to MHSEMLLVLVLAFFVPVTNSKKTYGDMFPHKHKLPFPFPIPGWEPDTNPWNESLYPPFKQQLNRRHDKPPRVRLTSDSPAMNGSCISFTAALEFPPCQKEDSSGNLVYDEHCGDGMMEASANGHVRSGYVFNWTSWLDDYGFGKCTDLKGCNVFPDGKPFPQTNDWRRRGYVYVWHTMGQYFETCDGSSSHLTLNTTNMTFGAGVMEVMVYRKQERRKYSPLSTDSTVFFITDKIPLSVNISQKHAASITDKKVFVRGSNVIFNVQIHDPSNYLKTADAVDFIWDFRDGNQLVTHRNIATHVYNMLGNVTVKLLVEASFHVPCPPPTPTPMHFTQAHTTAPVITNPSPTTTHQVSTTAAPTTEPLQTDSEVTSITATAVPEASSTYNQPTSPPMIRKTHFKESDCFRHMYGSFEGEINIIDPPPALQNQPDNQILKVSADKVSNTSVNFMVSCSGSAPSVACTIVTNSSCREVKNIVCEDVAPYGEGCKISLTRIFQTPGNYCVNITLGLPGGLALATATSVKIGNSPDTNSPKSSHVTEVVLSSSAVLISIIAFIVVMVYKRYKAYRPVRGSVLDDAERNAGNWSLRKLRATPFSADEERSHLLTERPL from the exons ATGCATTCGGAAATGTTACTTGTGCTGGTCTTGGCGTTTTTCGTTCCTGTAACGAACAGCAAAAAAA CTTATGGTGACATGTTCCCTCACAAACACAAACTCCCTTTTCCATTCCCAATCCCTGGATGGGAACCGGACACGAACCCTTGGAACGAATCTCTGTATCCCCCCTTCAAACAACAGCTGAATCGCAGACATG ACAAACCACCGAGGGTGCGCCTTACCAGCGACAGTCCTGCAATGAACGGCTCGTGCATCTCGTTCACTGCAGCTCTGGAGTTTCCACCGTGTCAGAAGGAGGACAGCAGCGGCAACCTGGTGTATGATGAGCACTGTGGGGACGGTATGATGGAGGCCTCAG CCAATGGACATGTGCGCTCAGGATACGTGTTTAACTGGACATCCTGGTTGGATGACTATGGCTTTGGGAAGTGTACAGATCTGAAGGGGTGCAATGTTTTCCCTGATGGAAAGCCTTTTCCTCAGACCAATGACTGGAGACGTAGAGGTTATGTGTATGTGTGGCACACCATGG GCCAGTATTTTGAGACATGTGATGGCTCCTCCTCCCATCTGACCCTGAACACCACAAACATGACATTTGGAGCAGGTGTGATGGAGGTCATGGTGTACCGTAAACAGGAGCGGAGGAAATACAGCCCACTCTCTACAGACAGTACCGTATTCTTCATAACAG ATAAGATACCGCTCTCTGTGAATATTTCCCAGAAGCATGCAGCCAGCATAACTGACAAAAAAGTCTTTGTCAGAGGGTCAAATGTGATTTTCAACGTCCAGATCCATGACCCAAGTAACTATCTGAAGACAGCTGATGCAGTGGACTTCATTTGGGACTTTCGGGATGGCAACCAGTTGGTCACCCACAGAAATATTGCAACCCATGTGTACAACATGCTTGGAAATGTTACAGTCAAGCTCCTCGTGGAGGCATCATTCCATGTGCCCTGCCCACCACCGACTCCAACACCAATGCACTTTACTCAGGCTCATACGACAG CTCCTGTCATCACCAATCCTTCACCAACAACCACTCATCAAGTCTCTACAACCGCTGCCCCAACAACTGAACCACTCCAAACTGATTCAGAGGTGACGTCTATTACAGCAACCGCTGTACCCGAAGCCAGTTCAACCTATAACCAGCCCACCTCACCGCCGATGATCAGAAAAACACACTTCAAGGAGTCAGACTGTTTCCGCCATATGTATGGCTCCTTTGAAGGCGAGATCAACATCATTG ATCCTCCGCCAGCTCTGCAGAACCAGCCAGACAATCAGATTTTAAAGGTGTCGGCTGACAAAGTGTCCAACACATCTGTAAACTTCATGGTGTCGTGCTCGGGCAG tGCTCCCTCAGTGGCCTGCACCATAGTGACCAACTCCTCCTGTCGGGAGGTCAAGAATATCGTCTGTGAGGATGTGGCTCCTTACGGCGAAGGATGCAAGATCAGTTTGACGCGCATTTTCCAAACGCCGGGCAACTACTGTGTTAACATCACATTGGGTCTGCCTGGAGGCTTGGCTCTTGCAACCGCTACCTCAGTTAAAATTGGCAACAGCCCTGACACAA ACTCTCCTAAATCCTCCCATGTCACTGAGGTGGTTCTGTCTTCCAGTGCTGTGCTTATTTCCATTATTGCATTCATTGTCGTCATGGTTTACAA GCGATATAAGGCATATCGTCCAGTGAGAGGCTCGGTGTTGGATGACGCTGAGAGAAATGCTGGTAACTGGAGTTTAAGAAAACTAAGAGCAACTCCGTTCTCTGCTGATGAGGAGAGAAGCCATTTATTGACAGAGAGGCCTCTATAG
- the LOC113062253 gene encoding transmembrane glycoprotein NMB-like isoform X1 — protein MHSEMLLVLVLAFFVPVTNSKKTYGDMFPHKHKLPFPFPIPGWEPDTNPWNESLYPPFKQQLNRRHDKPPRVRLTSDSPAMNGSCISFTAALEFPPCQKEDSSGNLVYDEHCGDGMMEASANGHVRSGYVFNWTSWLDDYGFGKCTDLKGCNVFPDGKPFPQTNDWRRRGYVYVWHTMGQYFETCDGSSSHLTLNTTNMTFGAGVMEVMVYRKQERRKYSPLSTDSTVFFITDKIPLSVNISQKHAASITDKKVFVRGSNVIFNVQIHDPSNYLKTADAVDFIWDFRDGNQLVTHRNIATHVYNMLGNVTVKLLVEASFHVPCPPPTPTPMHFTQAHTTEMPTLPPGTHAFTSKLETTKAPVITNPSPTTTHQVSTTAAPTTEPLQTDSEVTSITATAVPEASSTYNQPTSPPMIRKTHFKESDCFRHMYGSFEGEINIIDPPPALQNQPDNQILKVSADKVSNTSVNFMVSCSGSAPSVACTIVTNSSCREVKNIVCEDVAPYGEGCKISLTRIFQTPGNYCVNITLGLPGGLALATATSVKIGNSPDTNSPKSSHVTEVVLSSSAVLISIIAFIVVMVYKRYKAYRPVRGSVLDDAERNAGNWSLRKLRATPFSADEERSHLLTERPL, from the exons ATGCATTCGGAAATGTTACTTGTGCTGGTCTTGGCGTTTTTCGTTCCTGTAACGAACAGCAAAAAAA CTTATGGTGACATGTTCCCTCACAAACACAAACTCCCTTTTCCATTCCCAATCCCTGGATGGGAACCGGACACGAACCCTTGGAACGAATCTCTGTATCCCCCCTTCAAACAACAGCTGAATCGCAGACATG ACAAACCACCGAGGGTGCGCCTTACCAGCGACAGTCCTGCAATGAACGGCTCGTGCATCTCGTTCACTGCAGCTCTGGAGTTTCCACCGTGTCAGAAGGAGGACAGCAGCGGCAACCTGGTGTATGATGAGCACTGTGGGGACGGTATGATGGAGGCCTCAG CCAATGGACATGTGCGCTCAGGATACGTGTTTAACTGGACATCCTGGTTGGATGACTATGGCTTTGGGAAGTGTACAGATCTGAAGGGGTGCAATGTTTTCCCTGATGGAAAGCCTTTTCCTCAGACCAATGACTGGAGACGTAGAGGTTATGTGTATGTGTGGCACACCATGG GCCAGTATTTTGAGACATGTGATGGCTCCTCCTCCCATCTGACCCTGAACACCACAAACATGACATTTGGAGCAGGTGTGATGGAGGTCATGGTGTACCGTAAACAGGAGCGGAGGAAATACAGCCCACTCTCTACAGACAGTACCGTATTCTTCATAACAG ATAAGATACCGCTCTCTGTGAATATTTCCCAGAAGCATGCAGCCAGCATAACTGACAAAAAAGTCTTTGTCAGAGGGTCAAATGTGATTTTCAACGTCCAGATCCATGACCCAAGTAACTATCTGAAGACAGCTGATGCAGTGGACTTCATTTGGGACTTTCGGGATGGCAACCAGTTGGTCACCCACAGAAATATTGCAACCCATGTGTACAACATGCTTGGAAATGTTACAGTCAAGCTCCTCGTGGAGGCATCATTCCATGTGCCCTGCCCACCACCGACTCCAACACCAATGCACTTTACTCAGGCTCATACGACAG AAATGCCTACGCTACCACCTGGCACTCATGCATTCACTAGCAAACTAGAGACCACTAAGG CTCCTGTCATCACCAATCCTTCACCAACAACCACTCATCAAGTCTCTACAACCGCTGCCCCAACAACTGAACCACTCCAAACTGATTCAGAGGTGACGTCTATTACAGCAACCGCTGTACCCGAAGCCAGTTCAACCTATAACCAGCCCACCTCACCGCCGATGATCAGAAAAACACACTTCAAGGAGTCAGACTGTTTCCGCCATATGTATGGCTCCTTTGAAGGCGAGATCAACATCATTG ATCCTCCGCCAGCTCTGCAGAACCAGCCAGACAATCAGATTTTAAAGGTGTCGGCTGACAAAGTGTCCAACACATCTGTAAACTTCATGGTGTCGTGCTCGGGCAG tGCTCCCTCAGTGGCCTGCACCATAGTGACCAACTCCTCCTGTCGGGAGGTCAAGAATATCGTCTGTGAGGATGTGGCTCCTTACGGCGAAGGATGCAAGATCAGTTTGACGCGCATTTTCCAAACGCCGGGCAACTACTGTGTTAACATCACATTGGGTCTGCCTGGAGGCTTGGCTCTTGCAACCGCTACCTCAGTTAAAATTGGCAACAGCCCTGACACAA ACTCTCCTAAATCCTCCCATGTCACTGAGGTGGTTCTGTCTTCCAGTGCTGTGCTTATTTCCATTATTGCATTCATTGTCGTCATGGTTTACAA GCGATATAAGGCATATCGTCCAGTGAGAGGCTCGGTGTTGGATGACGCTGAGAGAAATGCTGGTAACTGGAGTTTAAGAAAACTAAGAGCAACTCCGTTCTCTGCTGATGAGGAGAGAAGCCATTTATTGACAGAGAGGCCTCTATAG
- the LOC113062253 gene encoding transmembrane glycoprotein NMB-like isoform X2, which produces MHSEMLLVLVLAFFVPVTNSKKTYGDMFPHKHKLPFPFPIPGWEPDTNPWNESLYPPFKQQLNRRHDKPPRVRLTSDSPAMNGSCISFTAALEFPPCQKEDSSGNLVYDEHCGDANGHVRSGYVFNWTSWLDDYGFGKCTDLKGCNVFPDGKPFPQTNDWRRRGYVYVWHTMGQYFETCDGSSSHLTLNTTNMTFGAGVMEVMVYRKQERRKYSPLSTDSTVFFITDKIPLSVNISQKHAASITDKKVFVRGSNVIFNVQIHDPSNYLKTADAVDFIWDFRDGNQLVTHRNIATHVYNMLGNVTVKLLVEASFHVPCPPPTPTPMHFTQAHTTEMPTLPPGTHAFTSKLETTKAPVITNPSPTTTHQVSTTAAPTTEPLQTDSEVTSITATAVPEASSTYNQPTSPPMIRKTHFKESDCFRHMYGSFEGEINIIDPPPALQNQPDNQILKVSADKVSNTSVNFMVSCSGSAPSVACTIVTNSSCREVKNIVCEDVAPYGEGCKISLTRIFQTPGNYCVNITLGLPGGLALATATSVKIGNSPDTNSPKSSHVTEVVLSSSAVLISIIAFIVVMVYKRYKAYRPVRGSVLDDAERNAGNWSLRKLRATPFSADEERSHLLTERPL; this is translated from the exons ATGCATTCGGAAATGTTACTTGTGCTGGTCTTGGCGTTTTTCGTTCCTGTAACGAACAGCAAAAAAA CTTATGGTGACATGTTCCCTCACAAACACAAACTCCCTTTTCCATTCCCAATCCCTGGATGGGAACCGGACACGAACCCTTGGAACGAATCTCTGTATCCCCCCTTCAAACAACAGCTGAATCGCAGACATG ACAAACCACCGAGGGTGCGCCTTACCAGCGACAGTCCTGCAATGAACGGCTCGTGCATCTCGTTCACTGCAGCTCTGGAGTTTCCACCGTGTCAGAAGGAGGACAGCAGCGGCAACCTGGTGTATGATGAGCACTGTGGGGACG CCAATGGACATGTGCGCTCAGGATACGTGTTTAACTGGACATCCTGGTTGGATGACTATGGCTTTGGGAAGTGTACAGATCTGAAGGGGTGCAATGTTTTCCCTGATGGAAAGCCTTTTCCTCAGACCAATGACTGGAGACGTAGAGGTTATGTGTATGTGTGGCACACCATGG GCCAGTATTTTGAGACATGTGATGGCTCCTCCTCCCATCTGACCCTGAACACCACAAACATGACATTTGGAGCAGGTGTGATGGAGGTCATGGTGTACCGTAAACAGGAGCGGAGGAAATACAGCCCACTCTCTACAGACAGTACCGTATTCTTCATAACAG ATAAGATACCGCTCTCTGTGAATATTTCCCAGAAGCATGCAGCCAGCATAACTGACAAAAAAGTCTTTGTCAGAGGGTCAAATGTGATTTTCAACGTCCAGATCCATGACCCAAGTAACTATCTGAAGACAGCTGATGCAGTGGACTTCATTTGGGACTTTCGGGATGGCAACCAGTTGGTCACCCACAGAAATATTGCAACCCATGTGTACAACATGCTTGGAAATGTTACAGTCAAGCTCCTCGTGGAGGCATCATTCCATGTGCCCTGCCCACCACCGACTCCAACACCAATGCACTTTACTCAGGCTCATACGACAG AAATGCCTACGCTACCACCTGGCACTCATGCATTCACTAGCAAACTAGAGACCACTAAGG CTCCTGTCATCACCAATCCTTCACCAACAACCACTCATCAAGTCTCTACAACCGCTGCCCCAACAACTGAACCACTCCAAACTGATTCAGAGGTGACGTCTATTACAGCAACCGCTGTACCCGAAGCCAGTTCAACCTATAACCAGCCCACCTCACCGCCGATGATCAGAAAAACACACTTCAAGGAGTCAGACTGTTTCCGCCATATGTATGGCTCCTTTGAAGGCGAGATCAACATCATTG ATCCTCCGCCAGCTCTGCAGAACCAGCCAGACAATCAGATTTTAAAGGTGTCGGCTGACAAAGTGTCCAACACATCTGTAAACTTCATGGTGTCGTGCTCGGGCAG tGCTCCCTCAGTGGCCTGCACCATAGTGACCAACTCCTCCTGTCGGGAGGTCAAGAATATCGTCTGTGAGGATGTGGCTCCTTACGGCGAAGGATGCAAGATCAGTTTGACGCGCATTTTCCAAACGCCGGGCAACTACTGTGTTAACATCACATTGGGTCTGCCTGGAGGCTTGGCTCTTGCAACCGCTACCTCAGTTAAAATTGGCAACAGCCCTGACACAA ACTCTCCTAAATCCTCCCATGTCACTGAGGTGGTTCTGTCTTCCAGTGCTGTGCTTATTTCCATTATTGCATTCATTGTCGTCATGGTTTACAA GCGATATAAGGCATATCGTCCAGTGAGAGGCTCGGTGTTGGATGACGCTGAGAGAAATGCTGGTAACTGGAGTTTAAGAAAACTAAGAGCAACTCCGTTCTCTGCTGATGAGGAGAGAAGCCATTTATTGACAGAGAGGCCTCTATAG
- the LOC113062253 gene encoding transmembrane glycoprotein NMB-like isoform X4: MFPHKHKLPFPFPIPGWEPDTNPWNESLYPPFKQQLNRRHDKPPRVRLTSDSPAMNGSCISFTAALEFPPCQKEDSSGNLVYDEHCGDGMMEASANGHVRSGYVFNWTSWLDDYGFGKCTDLKGCNVFPDGKPFPQTNDWRRRGYVYVWHTMGQYFETCDGSSSHLTLNTTNMTFGAGVMEVMVYRKQERRKYSPLSTDSTVFFITDKIPLSVNISQKHAASITDKKVFVRGSNVIFNVQIHDPSNYLKTADAVDFIWDFRDGNQLVTHRNIATHVYNMLGNVTVKLLVEASFHVPCPPPTPTPMHFTQAHTTEMPTLPPGTHAFTSKLETTKAPVITNPSPTTTHQVSTTAAPTTEPLQTDSEVTSITATAVPEASSTYNQPTSPPMIRKTHFKESDCFRHMYGSFEGEINIIDPPPALQNQPDNQILKVSADKVSNTSVNFMVSCSGSAPSVACTIVTNSSCREVKNIVCEDVAPYGEGCKISLTRIFQTPGNYCVNITLGLPGGLALATATSVKIGNSPDTNSPKSSHVTEVVLSSSAVLISIIAFIVVMVYKRYKAYRPVRGSVLDDAERNAGNWSLRKLRATPFSADEERSHLLTERPL; encoded by the exons ATGTTCCCTCACAAACACAAACTCCCTTTTCCATTCCCAATCCCTGGATGGGAACCGGACACGAACCCTTGGAACGAATCTCTGTATCCCCCCTTCAAACAACAGCTGAATCGCAGACATG ACAAACCACCGAGGGTGCGCCTTACCAGCGACAGTCCTGCAATGAACGGCTCGTGCATCTCGTTCACTGCAGCTCTGGAGTTTCCACCGTGTCAGAAGGAGGACAGCAGCGGCAACCTGGTGTATGATGAGCACTGTGGGGACGGTATGATGGAGGCCTCAG CCAATGGACATGTGCGCTCAGGATACGTGTTTAACTGGACATCCTGGTTGGATGACTATGGCTTTGGGAAGTGTACAGATCTGAAGGGGTGCAATGTTTTCCCTGATGGAAAGCCTTTTCCTCAGACCAATGACTGGAGACGTAGAGGTTATGTGTATGTGTGGCACACCATGG GCCAGTATTTTGAGACATGTGATGGCTCCTCCTCCCATCTGACCCTGAACACCACAAACATGACATTTGGAGCAGGTGTGATGGAGGTCATGGTGTACCGTAAACAGGAGCGGAGGAAATACAGCCCACTCTCTACAGACAGTACCGTATTCTTCATAACAG ATAAGATACCGCTCTCTGTGAATATTTCCCAGAAGCATGCAGCCAGCATAACTGACAAAAAAGTCTTTGTCAGAGGGTCAAATGTGATTTTCAACGTCCAGATCCATGACCCAAGTAACTATCTGAAGACAGCTGATGCAGTGGACTTCATTTGGGACTTTCGGGATGGCAACCAGTTGGTCACCCACAGAAATATTGCAACCCATGTGTACAACATGCTTGGAAATGTTACAGTCAAGCTCCTCGTGGAGGCATCATTCCATGTGCCCTGCCCACCACCGACTCCAACACCAATGCACTTTACTCAGGCTCATACGACAG AAATGCCTACGCTACCACCTGGCACTCATGCATTCACTAGCAAACTAGAGACCACTAAGG CTCCTGTCATCACCAATCCTTCACCAACAACCACTCATCAAGTCTCTACAACCGCTGCCCCAACAACTGAACCACTCCAAACTGATTCAGAGGTGACGTCTATTACAGCAACCGCTGTACCCGAAGCCAGTTCAACCTATAACCAGCCCACCTCACCGCCGATGATCAGAAAAACACACTTCAAGGAGTCAGACTGTTTCCGCCATATGTATGGCTCCTTTGAAGGCGAGATCAACATCATTG ATCCTCCGCCAGCTCTGCAGAACCAGCCAGACAATCAGATTTTAAAGGTGTCGGCTGACAAAGTGTCCAACACATCTGTAAACTTCATGGTGTCGTGCTCGGGCAG tGCTCCCTCAGTGGCCTGCACCATAGTGACCAACTCCTCCTGTCGGGAGGTCAAGAATATCGTCTGTGAGGATGTGGCTCCTTACGGCGAAGGATGCAAGATCAGTTTGACGCGCATTTTCCAAACGCCGGGCAACTACTGTGTTAACATCACATTGGGTCTGCCTGGAGGCTTGGCTCTTGCAACCGCTACCTCAGTTAAAATTGGCAACAGCCCTGACACAA ACTCTCCTAAATCCTCCCATGTCACTGAGGTGGTTCTGTCTTCCAGTGCTGTGCTTATTTCCATTATTGCATTCATTGTCGTCATGGTTTACAA GCGATATAAGGCATATCGTCCAGTGAGAGGCTCGGTGTTGGATGACGCTGAGAGAAATGCTGGTAACTGGAGTTTAAGAAAACTAAGAGCAACTCCGTTCTCTGCTGATGAGGAGAGAAGCCATTTATTGACAGAGAGGCCTCTATAG